Proteins found in one Saccharomyces cerevisiae S288C chromosome III, complete sequence genomic segment:
- the CIT2 gene encoding citrate (Si)-synthase CIT2 (Citrate synthase, peroxisomal isozyme involved in glyoxylate cycle; catalyzes condensation of acetyl coenzyme A and oxaloacetate to form citrate; expression is controlled by Rtg1p and Rtg2p transcription factors; SCF-Ucc1 regulates level of Cit2p to maintain citrate homeostasis; oxaloacetate-dependent positive feedback loop inhibits Cit2p ubiquitination; CIT2 has a paralog, CIT1, that arose from the whole genome duplication), protein MTVPYLNSNRNVASYLQSNSSQEKTLKERFSEIYPIHAQDVRQFVKEHGKTKISDVLLEQVYGGMRGIPGSVWEGSVLDPEDGIRFRGRTIADIQKDLPKAKGSSQPLPEALFWLLLTGEVPTQAQVENLSADLMSRSELPSHVVQLLDNLPKDLHPMAQFSIAVTALESESKFAKAYAQGISKQDYWSYTFEDSLDLLGKLPVIAAKIYRNVFKDGKMGEVDPNADYAKNLVNLIGSKDEDFVDLMRLYLTIHSDHEGGNVSAHTSHLVGSALSSPYLSLASGLNGLAGPLHGRANQEVLEWLFALKEEVNDDYSKDTIEKYLWDTLNSGRVIPGYGHAVLRKTDPRYMAQRKFAMDHFPDYELFKLVSSIYEVAPGVLTEHGKTKNPWPNVDAHSGVLLQYYGLKESSFYTVLFGVSRAFGILAQLITDRAIGASIERPKSYSTEKYKELVKNIESKL, encoded by the coding sequence atgacaGTTCCTTATCTAAATTCAAACAGAAATGTTGCATCATATTTACAATCAAATTCAAGCCAAGAAAAGACTCTAAAAGAGAGATTTAGCGAAATCTACCCCATCCATGCTCAAGATGTAAGGCAATTCGTTAAAGAGCATGGCAAAACTAAAATTAGCGATGTTCTATTAGAACAGGTATATGGTGGTATGAGAGGTATTCCAGGGAGCGTATGGGAAGGTTCCGTTTTGGACCCAGAAGACGGTATTCGTTTCAGAGGTCGTACGATCGCCGACATTCAAAAGGACCTGCCCAAGGCAAAAGGAAGCTCACAACCACTACCAGAAGCTCTCTTTTGGTTATTGCTAACTGGCGAGGTTCCAACTCAAGCGCAAGTTGAAAACTTATCAGCTGATCTAATGTCAAGATCGGAACTACCTAGTCATGTCGTTCAACTTTTGGATAATTTACCAAAGGACTTACACCCAATGGCTCAATTCTCTATTGCTGTAACTGCCTTGGAAAGCGAGTCAAAGTTTGCTAAGGCTTATGCTCAAGGAATTTCCAAGCAAGATTATTGGAGTTATACTTTTGAAGATTCACTAGACTTGCTGGGTAAATTGCCAGTTATTGCAGCTAAAATTTATCGTAATGTATTCAAAGATGGCAAAATGGGTGAAGTGGACCCAAATGCCGATTATGCTAAAAATCTGGTCAACTTGATTGGTTCTAAGGATGAAGATTTCGTGGACTTGATGAGACTTTATTTAACCATTCATTCGGATCACGAAGGTGGTAATGTATCTGCACATACATCCCATCTTGTGGGCTCAGCACTATCATCACCTTATCTGTCCCTTGCATCAGGTTTGAACGGGTTGGCTGGCCCACTTCATGGGCGTGCTAATCAAGAAGTACTAGAATGGTTATTTGCACTTAAAGAAGAGGTAAATGATGACTACTCTAAAGATACGATcgaaaaatatttatgGGATACTCTAAACTCAGGAAGAGTCATTCCCGGTTATGGTCATGCTGTGCTAAGGAAAACTGATCCTCGTTATATGGCTCAGCGTAAGTTTGCCATGGACCATTTTCCAGATTATGAATTATTCAAGTTAGTTTCATCAATATACGAGGTAGCACCTGGCGTATTGACTGAACATGGTAAAACCAAAAATCCATGGCCAAATGTAGATGCTCACTCTGGTGTCTTATTACAATATTATGGACTAAAAGAATCTTCTTTCTATACCGTTTTATTTGGCGTTTCAAGGGCATTTGGTATTCTTGCTCAATTGATCACTGATAGGGCCATCGGTGCTTCCATTGAAAGGCCAAAGTCCTATTCTACTGAGAAATACAAGGAATTGGTCAAAAACATTGAAAGCAAACTATAG
- a CDS encoding uncharacterized protein (hypothetical protein; conserved among S. cerevisiae strains; YCR006C is not an essential gene), which translates to MFIRVCNRLIYTPTNVLLITVEDGRISVLLWFRYAIPAELCYTRLARILRGKHCADFPQSCCHNISRFGVLNKSVLGSFNQWLGGISKERKLIARTFDAFIRWSSTRGEEVTTYFFLQKKSVTFSVARRLSGRQQWEAQRKNNNNGKRNYLLSVTFV; encoded by the coding sequence ATGTTCATACGCGTATGCAACCGTCTTATTTACACTCCGACTAATGTCCTTCTAATTACTGTGGAAGACGGCCGTATAAGCGTCCTTCTGTGGTTTAGATATGCTATACCGGCGGAACTTTGTTACACACGGCTCGCGCGAATCCTTAGGGGAAAACATTGCGCTGACTTTCCCCAGAGTTGTTGCCACAACATAAGCCGCTTTGGAGTGTTGAACAAATCCGTCCTTGGGTCATTCAATCAATGGCTTGGCGGTATCTCAAAAGAGCGCAAACTAATAGCGCGCACATTCGACGCATTTATCCGGTGGTCATCGACTAGGGGCGAAGAGGTCACGAcctattttttcttgcagaaaaaaagtgtgACCTTTTCCGTAGCTAGACGTCTATCAGGGCGTCAGCAATGGGAGGCACAGCggaaaaacaataacaatggTAAGCGCAATTACCTTTTGAGCGTTACATTCGTATGA
- the DFP3 gene encoding DUP240 family protein (Putative integral membrane protein; member of DUP240 gene family; SWAT-GFP and mCherry fusion proteins localize to the cell periphery and vacuole; YCR007C is not an essential gene), translating to MQPHLDNNSNNDDVKLDTLGEQNVLSSAENITLPEDTFKSYMTYLLYEMAHYKPMIFSFLALSVSILIVVIFHNVKACDVVFGFSIFVTSILFLSTLIPFNVYISDEGFRIKLLLEVITHRPAVKGKEWRAITDNMNQYLLDNGLWSTRYYFYSSERCYKFFRFLVKEKPPGVNVNSSVKDATSTQIDAPANEASNEVIKCFSFSSDPIFEAYFVKAVEVEKQAQQEYWRKQYPDADIP from the coding sequence ATGCAGCCTCATTTAGACAACAACAGTAATAATGACGATGTCAAATTGGATACATTAGGGGAACAAAATGTGTTATCATCCGCAGAAAATATCACTTTACCTGAAGACACCTTTAAATCATATATGACCTACTTGCTGTACGAGATGGCTCATTACAAACCGATGatattttccttcttggCACTTTCAGTTTCAATTTTAATAGTTGTGATCTTTCATAATGTTAAAGCTTGTGATGTCgtttttggtttttcaattttcgTCACTtctattttgtttttgtcTACGTTGATTCCGTTTAATGTGTATATCTCGGATGAGGGTTTCAGAATTAAGCTTTTGCTGGAAGTTATCACCCACAGGCCAGCGGTAAAGGGAAAAGAATGGAGAGCAATCACAGACAATATGAATCAATATTTACTTGATAATGGTTTATGGAGTACTCGCTATTACTTTTATAGTAGTGAAAGATGCTACAAATTCTTCAGATTTCTTGTGAAAGAAAAACCCCCAGGTGTGAATGTAAATTCATCGGTAAAGGACGCCACAAGTACGCAGATAGATGCACCAGCAAATGAGGCTTCAAATGAGGTAATAAAATGCTTTAGTTTCAGTTCTGACCCAATATTCGAAGCATACTTTGTTAAAGCAGTAGAAGTTGAGAAACAAGCACAACAGGAATATTGGAGAAAGCAATATCCTGACGCCGATATACCATGA
- the SAT4 gene encoding serine/threonine protein kinase SAT4 (Ser/Thr protein kinase involved in salt tolerance, nutrient response; functions in regulation of Trk1p-Trk2p potassium transporter; overexpression affects the Fe-S and lipoamide containing proteins in the mitochondrion; required for lipoylation of Lat1p, Kgd2p and Gcv3p; partially redundant with Hal5p; has similarity to Npr1p; localizes to the cytoplasm and mitochondrion): MTGMNDNNAAIPQQTPRKHALSSKVMQLFRSGSRSSRQGKASSNIQPPSNINTNVPSASKSAKFGLHTPTTATPRVVSNPSNTAGVSKPGMYMPEYYQSASPSHSSSSASLNNHIDINTSKSSSAASLTSSVSALSLSPTSAINISSKSLSPKFSHHSNSNTAITPAPTPTASNINNVNKITNTSAPICGRFLVHKDGTHEHHLKNAKRQEKLSTMIKNMVGASKLRGEAKSAVPDIIMDPKTTLKSNKNPPTLFAGFMKQVVDMDDKYPEGAPTSGALNCPERDIYRSDQKDSKNNTHNITTTKKDRQCFAEKYGRCQEVLGKGAFGVVRICQKKNVSSQDGNKSEKLYAVKEFKRRTSESAEKYSKRLTSEFCISSSLHHTNIVTTLDLFQDAKGEYCEVMEYCAGGDLFTLVVAAGKLEYMEADCFFKQLIRGVVYMHEMGVCHRDLKPENLLLTHDGVLKITDFGNSECFKMAWEKNIHLSGGVCGSSPYIAPEEYIKEEFDPRPVDIWACGVIYMAMRTGRQLWSSAEKDDPFYMNYLKGRKEKGGYEPIESLKRARCRNVIYSMLDPVPYRRINGKQILNSEWGREIKCCHNGRALK, encoded by the coding sequence ATGACTGGTatgaatgataataatgCCGCTATTCCTCAGCAAACTCCAAGGAAACATGCGCTATCTTCTAAAGTTATGCAACTTTTTAGAAGCGGTTCAAGATCATCTAGGCAGGGAAAGGCCTCATCGAATATCCAGCCACCTTCTAATATAAACACAAACGTTCCATCGGCGTCTAAATCAGCCAAATTTGGTTTACATACCCCAACCACTGCTACTCCTAGGGTAGTTTCTAATCCTTCTAATACTGCAGGTGTGAGTAAACCGGGCATGTATATGCCCGAATATTACCAGTCGGCATCACCATCGCACTCTAGTTCATCCGCATCATTAAACAACCATATTGATATTAACACCTCTAAGTCATCATCAGCTGCTTCTTTAACTTCGTCAGTATCAGCTTTATCCTTATCACCCACATCAGCCATAAATATTAGCTCCAAAAGTTTGAGCCCAAAGTTCTCTCATCATAGTAACAGCAATACTGCTATTACACCCGCGCCTACTCCCACTGCTTCAAATATTAATAATGTAAATAAGATAACCAATACAAGTGCACCTATTTGTGGGAGGTTTCTTGTGCATAAAGATGGTACCCATGAACATCACTTAAAAAATGCTAAGAGACAAGAAAAGCTAAGCACAATGATTAAAAACATGGTTGGTGCGAGCAAATTACGTGGTGAGGCAAAATCTGCTGTCCCTGATATAATAATGGATCCAAAGACGACTTTAAAATCCAACAAGAATCCTCCTACTCTTTTTGCAGGCTTCATGAAGCAGGTCGTGGATATGGATGATAAATATCCAGAAGGCGCTCCCACAAGTGGCGCTTTAAATTGTCCTGAAAGGGATATATACAGGTCAGATCAAAAAGAttccaaaaataatacGCATAATATCACTACTACTAAAAAAGATAGGCAATGTTTTGCCGAAAAGTATGGTCGCTGTCAAGAAGTCCTTGGTAAAGGTGCTTTTGGTGTAGTAAGAATAtgtcaaaagaaaaatgtttctTCTCAAGATGGTAATAAAAGTGAAAAGCTTTATGCAGTGAAAGAGTTCAAGCGTAGAACATCCGAATCAGCAGAAAAGTATTCTAAGAGGTTGACTTCTGAATTTTgcatttcttcttcattacaCCATACAAATATTGTTACTACACTAGATCTTTTCCAAGATGCCAAAGGCGAGTACTGTGAAGTAATGGAATATTGTGCAGGTGGCGATCTATTCACTTTGGTCGTTGCCGCCGGAAAATTAGAATATATGGAAGCAGATTGTTTCTTCAAGCAGCTTATTAGAGGTGTTGTTTATATGCATGAAATGGGTGTTTGTCATAGAGATTTGAAGCCTGAGAACTTACTGCTTACGCACGATGGTGTGCTAAAAATTACAGACTTTGGTAACAGCGAATGTTTCAAGATGGCatgggaaaaaaatattcaccTTAGTGGAGGCGTTTGCGGTTCATCGCCGTACATCGCCCCAGAGGaatatatcaaagaagagttTGATCCAAGACCCGTAGATATATGGGCATGTGGTGTCATTTATATGGCAATGAGAACTGGTAGACAATTGTGGAGTTCTGCTGAAAAAGACGATCCATTTTATATGAATTATTTAAAAGGACGTAAGGAAAAGGGAGGCTATGAGCCAATCGAAAGTTTAAAAAGAGCCAGGTGTAGGAATGTTATATATTCGATGTTAGATCCCGTTCCGTACAGAAGAATTAACGGgaaacaaattttgaacAGTGAATGGGGAAGGGAGATAAAATGCTGCCATAATGGGCGCGCATTGAAATAA
- the RVS161 gene encoding amphiphysin-like protein RVS161 (Amphiphysin-like lipid raft protein; N-BAR domain protein that interacts with Rvs167p and regulates polarization of the actin cytoskeleton, endocytosis, cell polarity, cell fusion and viability following starvation or osmotic stress) gives MSWEGFKKAINRAGHSVIIKNVDKTIDKEYDMEERRYKVLQRAGEALQKEAKGFLDSLRAVTASQTTIAEVISNLYDDSKYVAGGGYNVGNYYLQCVQDFDSETVKQLDGPLRETVLDPITKFSTYFKEIEEAIKKRDHKKQDFDAAKAKVRRLVDKPAKDASKLPRAEKELSLAKDIFENLNNQLKTELPQLVSLRVPYFDPSFEALIKIQLRFCTDGYTRLAQIQQYLDQQSRDDYANGLLDTKIEELLGQMTSLDICALGIK, from the coding sequence ATGAGTTGGGAAGGTTTTAAGAAAGCTATCAACAGAGCTGGTCACAGTGTGATAATTAAGAATGTCGACAAGACCATTGATAAAGAGTATGACATGGAAGAACGTCGTTATAAAGTTCTTCAAAGAGCAGGTGAGGCATTACAAAAGGAAGCCAAAGGTTTCTTGGACTCATTGAGAGCTGTGACAGCATCACAGACTACCATTGCCGAGGTCATCTCTAACCTCTATGACGATTCAAAATATGTTGCTGGTGGTGGTTACAACGTTGGTAACTATTATTTGCAATGTGTTCAAGATTTTGATAGCGAAACTGTTAAGCAATTAGACGGGCCCTTAAGAGAAACCGTACTAGATCCAATAACAAAGTTTTCGACgtatttcaaagaaattgagGAGGCcataaaaaagagagaCCATAAGAAACAAGACTTCGATGCTGCGAAGGCAAAAGTTCGTAGATTAGTGGACAAACCTGCTAAAGATGCCTCTAAACTGCCAAGGgctgaaaaagaattgagCTTAGCTAAAGATATTTTCGAAAATCTTAATAACCAATTGAAAACTGAACTACCACAGTTAGTTTCATTAAGAGTACCTTACTTTGACCCAAGTTTTGAAGCTTTAATCAAGATTCAGCTAAGGTTCTGTACTGATGGTTACACTCGTTTAGCGCAGATTCAACAATATTTGGACCAACAATCAAGAGACGACTATGCCAATGGGTTATTAGACACTAAAATCGAAGAACTATTAGGACAAATGACAAGCCTAGATATTTGTGCGCTCGGGATAAAATAA
- the ADY2 gene encoding Ady2p (Acetate transporter required for normal sporulation; phosphorylated in mitochondria; ADY2 has a paralog, ATO2, that arose from the whole genome duplication) has product MSDKEQTSGNTDLENAPAGYYSSHDNDVNGVAEDERPSHDSLGKIYTGGDNNEYIYIGRQKFLKSDLYQAFGGTLNPGLAPAPVHKFANPAPLGLSAFALTTFVLSMFNARAQGITVPNVVVGCAMFYGGLVQLIAGIWEIALENTFGGTALCSYGGFWLSFAAIYIPWFGILEAYEDNESDLNNALGFYLLGWAIFTFGLTVCTMKSTVMFFLLFFLLALTFLLLSIGHFANRLGVTRAGGVLGVVVAFIAWYNAYAGVATKQNSYVLARPFPLPSTERVIF; this is encoded by the coding sequence aTGTCTGACAAGGAACAAACGAGCGGAAACACAGATTTGGAGAATGCACCAGCAGGATACTATAGTTCCCATGATAACGACGTTAATGGCGTTGCAGAAGATGAACGTCCATCTCATGATTCGTTGGGCAAGATTTACACTGGAGGTGATAACAATGAATATATCTATATTGGGCGtcaaaagtttttgaagagCGACTTATACCAAGCCTTTGGTGGTACCTTGAATCCAGGGTTAGCTCCTGCTCCAGTGCACAAATTTGCTAATCCTGCGCCCTTAGGTCTTTCAGCCTTCGCGTTGACGACATTTGTGCTGTCCATGTTCAATGCGAGAGCGCAAGGGATCACTGTTCCTAATGTTGTCGTCGGTTGTGCTATGTTTTATGGTGGTTTGGTGCAATTGATTGCTGGTATTTGGGAGATAGCTTTGGAAAATACTTTTGGTGGTACCGCATTATGTTCTTACGGTGGGTTTTGGTTGAGTTTCGCTGCAATTTACATTCCTTGGTTTGGTATCTTGGAAGCTTACGAAGACAATGAATCTGATTTGAATAATGCTTTAGGATTTTATTTGTTGGGGTGGGCCATCTTTACGTTTGGTTTAACCGTTTGTACCATGAAATCCACTGTTATGTTCtttttgttgttcttcttACTAGCATTAACTTTCCTACTGTTGTCTATTGGTCACTTTGCTAATAGACTTGGTGTCACAAGAGCTGGTGGTGTCCTGGGagttgttgttgctttCATTGCTTGGTACAACGCATATGCAGGTGTTGCTACAAAGCAGAATTCATATGTACTGGCTCGTCCATTCCCATTACCATCTACTGAAAGGGTAATCTTTTAA
- the ADP1 gene encoding putative ATP-dependent permease ADP1 (Putative ATP-dependent permease of the ABC transporter family), which produces MGSHRRYLYYSILSFLLLSCSVVLAKQDKTPFFEGTSSKNSRLTAQDKGNDTCPPCFNCMLPIFECKQFSECNSYTGRCECIEGFAGDDCSLPLCGGLSPDESGNKDRPIRAQNDTCHCDNGWGGINCDVCQEDFVCDAFMPDPSIKGTCYKNGMIVDKVFSGCNVTNEKILQILNGKIPQITFACDKPNQECNFQFWIDQLESFYCGLSDCAFEYDLEQNTSHYKCNDVQCKCVPDTVLCGAKGSIDISDFLTETIKGPGDFSCDLETRQCKFSEPSMNDLILTVFGDPYITLKCESGECVHYSEIPGYKSPSKDPTVSWQGKLVLALTAVMVLALFTFATFYISKSPLFRNGLGSSKSPIRLPDEDAVNNFLQNEDDTLATLSFENITYSVPSINSDGVEETVLNEISGIVKPGQILAIMGGSGAGKTTLLDILAMKRKTGHVSGSIKVNGISMDRKSFSKIIGFVDQDDFLLPTLTVFETVLNSALLRLPKALSFEAKKARVYKVLEELRIIDIKDRIIGNEFDRGISGGEKRRVSIACELVTSPLVLFLDEPTSGLDASNANNVIECLVRLSSDYNRTLVLSIHQPRSNIFYLFDKLVLLSKGEMVYSGNAKKVSEFLRNEGYICPDNYNIADYLIDITFEAGPQGKRRRIRNISDLEAGTDTNDIDNTIHQTTFTSSDGTTQREWAHLAAHRDEIRSLLRDEEDVEGTDGRRGATEIDLNTKLLHDKYKDSVYYAELSQEIEEVLSEGDEESNVLNGDLPTGQQSAGFLQQLSILNSRSFKNMYRNPKLLLGNYLLTILLSLFLGTLYYNVSNDISGFQNRMGLFFFILTYFGFVTFTGLSSFALERIIFIKERSNNYYSPLAYYISKIMSEVVPLRVVPPILLSLIVYPMTGLNMKDNAFFKCIGILILFNLGISLEILTIGIIFEDLNNSIILSVLVLLGSLLFSGLFINTKNITNVAFKYLKNFSVFYYAYESLLINEVKTLMLKERKYGLNIEVPGATILSTFGFVVQNLVFDIKILALFNVVFLIMGYLALKWIVVEQK; this is translated from the coding sequence TCTCTACtatagtatattatcatttcTATTATTATCCTGCTCAGTGGTACTTGCAAAACAAGATAAGACCCCATTCTTTGAAGGTACTTCTTCGAAAAATTCGCGTCTAACTGCACAAGATAAGGGCAATGATACATGCCCGCCATGTTTTAATTGTATGCTACCTATTTTTGAATGCAAACAGTTTTCTGAATGCAATTCGTACACTGGTAGATGTGAGTGTATAGAAGGGTTTGCAGGTGATGATTGCTCTCTGCCCCTCTGTGGCGGTCTATCACCGGATGAAAGCGGTAATAAGGATCGTCCCATAAGAGCACAAAATGACACCTGTCATTGTGATAACGGATGGGGAGGGATCAATTGTGACGTTTGTCAAGAAGATTTTGTCTGTGATGCGTTCATGCCTGATCCTAGTATTAAGGGGACATGTTATAAGAATGGTATGATTGTAGATAAAGTATTTTCAGGTTGTAATGTGACCAATGAGAAAATTCTACAGATTTTGAACGGCAAAATACCACAAATTACATTTGCCTGTGATAAACCTAATCAAGAATGTAATTTTCAGTTTTGGATAGATCAGTTAGAAAGCTTCTATTGTGGCTTAAGTGATTGTGCCTTTGAATACGACTTGGAACAGAATACCTCCCATTATAAGTGTAATGACGTTCAATGCAAATGCGTTCCCGACACTGTGTTGTGTGGTGCTAAGGGGTCTATAGATATCTCGGATTTCCTGACAGAGACAATAAAAGGGCCAGGAGATTTCAGCTGTGATTTAGAAACAAGGCAATGTAAATTCAGTGAGCCTTCTATGAATGATTTGATATTGACCGTGTTTGGTGACCCTTATATTACTTTGAAGTGTGAATCCGGTGAATGTGTTCATTATAGTGAGATTCCAGGTTACAAATCTCCTTCAAAAGATCCAACAGTGTCATGGCAAGGGAAATTGGTGTTGGCATTGACTGCTGTGATGGTCCTGGCACTTTTTACATTTGCTACCTTTTACATTTCTAAATCTCCGTTATTCAGAAATGGATTGGGTTCCTCAAAGTCTCCCATTCGTTTGCCAGATGAAGATGCGGTGAATAATTTCttacaaaatgaagatgacaCACTGGCGACATtaagttttgaaaatatcacTTATAGTGTCCCCTCGATAAATTCAGATGGTGTTGAAGAAACTGTGCTGAATGAAATAAGTGGTATCGTGAAGCCCGGCCAAATATTAGCTATCATGGGTGGATCTGGTGCGGGTAAAACTACTTTATTAGATATCCTAGCAATGAAACGGAAAACAGGTCACGTTTCGGGTTCCATAAAAGTTAACGGTATTAGTATGGACCGTAAATCTTTCTCGAAAATAATCGGGTTCGTCGATCAAGATGACTTTTTGCTGCCCACTTTGACTGTTTTTGAAACCGTATTAAATAGTGCGCTGTTAAGATTGCCAAAAGCATTGTCATTCGAGGCCAAGAAGGCAAGAGTTTATAAGGTGTTGGAAGAACTAAGAATTATTGATATCAAAGATCGTATTATTGGTAATGAATTTGATCGTGGTATTAGTGGAGGTGAAAAACGCCGAGTTTCCATTGCATGTGAATTAGTGACATCTCCATtggttttatttttggatGAACCTACATCTGGTTTAGATGCTAGTAATGCCAATAATGTTATTGAATGTTTGGTAAGGTTATCCAGCGACTATAACAGGACATTGGTGCTATCTATTCATCAGCCAAGATcaaatatattttatttattcgATAAATTGGTCCTGTTAAGTAAAGGTGAGATGGTCTATTCCGGAAATGCCAAAAAAGTGTCagaatttttgagaaatgAGGGATATATCTGTCCGGACAACTATAATATTGCTGATTATTTGATTGATATTACTTTTGAAGCCGGTCCTCAGGggaaaaggagaagaatCAGAAACATTTCCGATTTAGAAGCTGGTACGGATACTAACGATATTGATAATACGATACACCAAACAACATTTACTAGCAGTGATGGTACAACACAGAGAGAGTGGGCTCATCTTGCAGCTCATAGAGATGAGATCAGATCTTTACTCagagatgaagaagatgtaGAGGGAACAGATGGAAGGCGAGGTGCTACTGAGATTGACTTAAATACCAAACTACTACACGATAAATATAAAGATAGCGTCTATTATGCAGAGCTTTCACAGGAGATCGAGGAAGTTTTAAGCGAAGGTGATGAGGAAAGTAACGTTTTGAATGGAGATTTACCCACAGGTCAACAATCTGCTGGTTTTCTGCAACAGTTATCGATATTGAATTCAAGAAGTTTTAAAAACATGTACAGAAACCCTAAACTATTATTGGGTAATTATTTACTGACGATCCTATTGAGTTTATTCTTGGGAACACTATATTACAACGTCTCCAATGATATCAGCGGTTTTCAGAACAGAATGGGGCTGTTCTTCTTTATACTAACGTACTTCGGTTTTGTTACATTCACAGGTCTCAGCTCGTTCGCTCTGGAAAGGATCATTTtcataaaagaaagatCCAATAACTATTACTCGCCACTTGCATACTACATTAGTAAGATAATGAGCGAAGTGGTCCCGCTACGTGTTGTACCACCTATACTCTTGTCATTGATTGTTTACCCAATGACTGGTTTAAACATGAAAGACAatgctttttttaaatGTATTGGAATCCTTATACTGTTTAACCTTGGGATATCGTTGGAAATCCTAACCATCGGcataatttttgaagactTGAATAACTCCATAATATTAAGCGTGCTGGTGCTTTTGGGCTCACTACTGTTTAGCGGACTATTTATCAATACTAAGAATATTACAAACGTGGCCTTCAAGTACCTGAAAAACTTCTCTGTGTTTTACTACGCCTACGAATCTTTATTGATCAATGAGGTCAAAACATTGATGCTGAAAGAGAGAAAGTACGGCTTAAATATTGAAGTTCCAGGCGCTACTATCTTGAGCACATTTGGATTTGTTGTCCAAAACCTTGTATTTGACATCAAGATCCTGGCTCTGTTTAATGTGGTGTTTTTAATAATGGGGTATCTAGCCCTTAAGTGGATAGTTGTGGAACAAAAGTAG